Genomic window (Dolosigranulum savutiense):
ACTGCACGGGGCGGTTTGTTTGATGCTGCTGACTTAATACAAGTTATTAATGATGGAAAACTGTCCGGTGCAGCTATTGATACGTATGAATATGAGTTTCAATATATTCCACGCCAAGTATCAGCAGATATGATTGATGATAAGATATTGAAACAATTAATTAAACATCCTAAGATATATTATAGCCAGCATCTAGCATATTTTACCGACACTTCTTTAAATAATATGATTATAAAAGGATTAAACACCTCTTTAGAAATTATTCAGAGCGGTACGACTAGTCGACGTTTAACTTAAATTAAAATATAAACAAAAACCAGTACACTGTATTCTGTGTACTGGTTTTTGTTTATATATTCTGGACGCAGTTTAGAGCAAGTTGGTAGCAAGATTTTAATTGTTGGCCAACTTGTTGGATGCTGCGTGATTGGGCGATTTTGTAGCCAGGTTGGGTAAGTGAAGCTATTTTACCAGCTAATAGATCGTCCATTTGTACTTTGAAGTCTGCAAGTGAGTTTGCTTTGTAGATGTTTTTGCCATGGCTAAATGGTGCGTTAAAGACGGGGATGTCACGGACAATGACATTGGTTTGACTGGCGAGTGCTTCAAGTAATACGATTCCTTCCGTTTCTTCATATGTCATGAAGAGGTAGAGATCACAGGCCTGATATGCAATGCGTAAGATATCGCGTTCTACATAGCCGGCAAAGGTTAAGTTAGGTAATTTAGTTTCGTAAGCAGCACGCACAACTTTGGGTAAATACGCTGGATTCGTATGGCCAAACCAAATGAATTCCTTGTCAGGGCACTGTCGAGCTAATTCCACGAAATCAATAATCCCTTTGCGCTTAATCGGAAGGCCAACTGAAATTACTAGTGACTTATTGATGTCGCGACGGTAAGTGTTGTTAAATGTTGCGATTTCGTCAGCAGAGGCTTGCCAGTAATCGAGATCAATGCCGTTTGAGACAACTTTGATATCAGGCGTTAAGTTATACTGATCCAATAAATTTTTAGCGTAGGTAGACGGTGTAATAATTAGGTCCCCGCTATTATAGCAACGCCGAATCCACCGTTTAAAAAGAGGTGCGACTAGATTGGCGCCGGTGAAAGAATCTCTAAAATCTTCTTCTGTTGAGTGTGCGTGATAGACAACTGCTTTACCTTGTCGTTTAGCCTGTTTTGCTTTTAAGTAAGATTGGGGGAAGATTGTATTAATGTGGATGATATCATAATCATCGGAATCTTCCAAGGTGTAGTCAATACCAGCCGCTTCTAAAGCAAGTTGTTGGTGCATCATTGCTCGACCAACGCCACTTTTTTCGATGGCATCTTGCATATCACTGTGCAGAAAAACTTTCATACGATCACCTTTCTAAAAGAATGAGTTGAATATCCGAATAACAAACAATAAGCCGTACGAATAAGATAAGAGCGTGAAGGGTTTACCCGCAGACAGAGCTAACATGAATGTTTTGAATTTCATGTTGGATAGTCCTGCTAAATAGCATAAAAAATCAGCCGGTGTCACAGGGAAAAACATGCTACCGATAAATAATTTTTTGAATCCTTCACTTGATTCCAACTTGCCGATATATTTTTGGTATTGCTTCTCGCTGACGAGTGACCGGACTAAGGGGCGTCCGTATTTTTTGGCTAGGAAGTAGTTCATGACTGATCCAATCATAATACCGATAAAATTGTAAAAAAAGCCAGGAACGTGGCCAAAAACAACAATCCCGAGTGGAATCGTTAAGGCGCCTGGAATAATAGGAATAACGGTTTGGATAATTTGGATGACGATAAAGAAGAGAGGTGCTCCCGGACCGAATTTTCCAAGGTAGTACTTCATCACTGCCTCATCGGTGAATAGATTTCGGCGCCAAGCCCAAATAATAAAGATTATCGTACCGACAATTCCTAAAATATTTAAGATATTAATAATTAAGCGTGATTGTTTTGTATTTATGTTCATATATGTTTACACCCAAACTTTGATAGTATCAACCACTTTCGATAGTTGACTTGTATGCGGATTGAGCTGTTGTGTCATTAAATTCAATTTAATGGCTTGCTGATAGATAAGACTTATTTTTTCAGCAAATTTTTCTGCTGAAAAATCTTCAATCGCTAGCTGACGGGCTTTACCTCCCATGTTGGACAAATTTTGACGATTATTTAACAGAGTTGTCAAATGCTGTCTAAACTCATCAAATGTTGTATAGGAATACCCATTTACACTGGGATAGAGTACGCCTTCTAAACAGGCATCATAGCGACAAAGCAAAGGCGTGCCACTTAACAGTGCTTCAATATAGGTCAAGCCTTGTGTTTCGCTCGTAGACGCACTGGTAAAAATATCTGCTAATTGATAATATTTAGGCACATCACTTGGAGCAATCATACCAGCAAATTTGACTAAATCTTGGACACCAAGTGATTGGACTAAAGCTTTCAATTCTTGCGTATGCGGCCCGTCACCACAAATCAGAAAAGTTGTCTGGGAGGGCTTGATATCTGCTAAGTAACGAATGATTTCATCGAGATTTTTTTCTTTGGCAACGCGACCTAAGAAAAGAATAATGCGGTCATCCGGAGCAATATTGTACTGCTCTTTTAAGGTAGCACGTTCTGAATCGCTTAAGAAGTAATTAAACTTTTCAGTAGAAATACCGGTAGGCACGACTTGAATCGGTTGGTCGACTTCGTAACTTTCCAGTAATTGCTTGACTTTTTCAGTTGGCGCAATAACCATTTCAGCATGTTTTAAGATATATTTAGAGAAGACACTGACCAGTTTTTTGCCCCATTTTTGGTTTGGGGAGAAGTAATGTGTGTAGTCTTCATAGACGGTATGATAGGTGTGAATAATTGGAATATTTAACTTGCGCGCAAAAGTCTTTGCCATGCGGAAGGTGCTGAATTCGCAATGTGAATGAATAATATCCGGTTGCCAATGCAAAATATCAGTGTAAATATCATTATTCGTTGATAACGTAAAGCGAGCGCCGGGATATATTTTGTTAATATTAAAGGATGAGGTAGACAAGACGTGAGATTCCCTATTGATTTCAGAATCATGGTCTAAGGTGAGCACGCGAACATCATGTCCTTGCGCTTCTAGTGCTTCTTTTAATGTTTCAATAGAAGTTACCACGCCATTAATTGTCGGTTTATATAAGTCAGTGGTCATTAAAATTTTCATAGGGATCCCCTTTCTGTTATGGATCAGTGAACGATTGTTTCCTAGTTAATGTCATTATATAGATAATCAATTATAAGTATATCAGTCTCAAGTCCTAAAATTCAATTAAATTATGAAAAAGATTATAAAATATGTTTAAAAATGTCACAGAGAAAAGGGACGTCAGCCAAAATTCAGGAAAGTAAGAGAAATTCTTAATATTTTGGCAATTTTTGTGTATAATAAAGGAGACGATGATACAGAATAGGAAGGATATAAGTCATATGAGTCAAATTATTTTAACGGGAGATCGGCCAACGGGGAAGTTACATTTAGGACACTACGTTGGTTCGCTGTCCAATCGAGTCAAATTGCAAAATGAAGGCGATAAAGCGTTGTATGTTATGATTGCTGATCAGCAGGCTTTGACGGATAATGCTAGAGAGCCCCAAAAAGTTCAAGAAAGTGTCTTACAAGTCGGATTGGATTACTTGGCAGTGGGACTTACCCCGGAGAAAACGACCATGTTTATTCAGTCGCAAATTCCACAGCTTGCTGAATTGACAGCTTATTATATGAACTTAGTGACCACCTCACGTCTAGAGAGAAATCCAACTGTTAAGTCCGAAATTCAACAAAAAAATTTCAATCAAAGTGTGCCAGTTGGGTTCTATGTTTATCCAATTAGTCAAGTGGCTGATATTACTGCTTTTAAAGCGACACATGTACCGGTGGGGGATGATCAGCAACCGATGATCGAACAAGCTCGAGAAGTGGCGCGTGACTTTAACCGCATTTATGGTCGTGATGTGTTAGTTGAGCCGGAAATTATCTTGCCACCGAAAGGACAAGGGCGTCTTGTTGGAATTGATGGGAAAGGGAAGATGAGTAAATCGTTGAATAATGGGATTTACTTATCGGATTCTGCTGATGAGATTCAGAAAAAAGTAATGAGTATGTTTACCGATCCGAATCATATTCGCATTGAAGATCCGGGTCAAGTTGAAGGAAATGTTGTTTTCACTTACTTAGATGTCTTTGCGGATGATCAGGAAAAAGTTCAGGAATTAAAAGACCACTATGAACGTGGAGGCTTAGGTGATGTGAAGATTAAACGCTACTTAAATGAAATCTTGCAAGCGAAATTAAAACCTATTCGCGAACGCCGAGAAGAGTTGGCGGCTAATCCGGACTATGTGATGAATATGTTAAAAGAAGGAAGCGAAAAAGCAGAAAAAATAGCTGCAGAAACCTTAAAAGAAGTCAAAGAAGCGATGGGAATCAACTACTTCGGGTAGAAAAGTTTTCCATAAACCTAGAAAATATACAATATACTAAACAAACAAAAAAAGAAAAGGAGTTGTTAAAGATGACGTCACCAACTCGAGAAGATAACCAAAAAGAAACAGGTTCATCGTACGATCCGCTATTTGATTCAGATGTGGAAACAGAAGTGTTTGAGGAGACAAGCTCATCTGTCGATCCCCAATTGGAGTCTGAGGCGGATGAATTTACGGACGATGGGTCTGCGCGAGAAGACGAAGCACCGCTTGTAACGGAGTCAGCTACTGAACCAGAAGCAGTTGATGTTGAAGTAGAGCCATCACTAGAGCCAGAAGAGGAATTATCTGAACCTGAAGAGAAGCAGCCATTTAATTGGCGGCCGTGGGTATCACCGGTGTTATTTGCCCTTGTCTTATTAGTTAATTACTTAAGTGCAACTGCGACTTGGTTACCACAGACACAAGCTGATGTCGCAGCCCTTTATCCCAACTTGGTAGAACCGGCTAGCTTTACATTTGGGATTTGGTCTGTGATTTATGGATTGACTATTTTGCCGATTGTTGTTGAATTTATCCCGTTGGTGGATAGAGAAACACGCGACGTGTATAAACGGAAAATTCGCCCGTTCGCTTGGTTGTGGATGGTGCTTAATATTGCGTGGATCTTCGCTTGGACCTATGAGCAAATATTGTTGGCGATGGTCTTAATCTTTGCATATGGCTTTACACTCGCATTGATGACTGATAAATTGTCTAAAATTGAACAGTCGAAGCGTAAATTCTGGTTTTTAACGTTACCAATGAGTATTCACTTTGGTTGGATGATTGTGGCAAACTTTGCTAATTTAACAGCGATGATGGTGGACTTTGGCTTCGATGGGATTGGTGCG
Coding sequences:
- a CDS encoding glycosyltransferase, yielding MKVFLHSDMQDAIEKSGVGRAMMHQQLALEAAGIDYTLEDSDDYDIIHINTIFPQSYLKAKQAKRQGKAVVYHAHSTEEDFRDSFTGANLVAPLFKRWIRRCYNSGDLIITPSTYAKNLLDQYNLTPDIKVVSNGIDLDYWQASADEIATFNNTYRRDINKSLVISVGLPIKRKGIIDFVELARQCPDKEFIWFGHTNPAYLPKVVRAAYETKLPNLTFAGYVERDILRIAYQACDLYLFMTYEETEGIVLLEALASQTNVIVRDIPVFNAPFSHGKNIYKANSLADFKVQMDDLLAGKIASLTQPGYKIAQSRSIQQVGQQLKSCYQLALNCVQNI
- a CDS encoding TVP38/TMEM64 family protein, which codes for MNINTKQSRLIINILNILGIVGTIIFIIWAWRRNLFTDEAVMKYYLGKFGPGAPLFFIVIQIIQTVIPIIPGALTIPLGIVVFGHVPGFFYNFIGIMIGSVMNYFLAKKYGRPLVRSLVSEKQYQKYIGKLESSEGFKKLFIGSMFFPVTPADFLCYLAGLSNMKFKTFMLALSAGKPFTLLSYSYGLLFVIRIFNSFF
- a CDS encoding glycosyltransferase family 4 protein — encoded protein: MKILMTTDLYKPTINGVVTSIETLKEALEAQGHDVRVLTLDHDSEINRESHVLSTSSFNINKIYPGARFTLSTNNDIYTDILHWQPDIIHSHCEFSTFRMAKTFARKLNIPIIHTYHTVYEDYTHYFSPNQKWGKKLVSVFSKYILKHAEMVIAPTEKVKQLLESYEVDQPIQVVPTGISTEKFNYFLSDSERATLKEQYNIAPDDRIILFLGRVAKEKNLDEIIRYLADIKPSQTTFLICGDGPHTQELKALVQSLGVQDLVKFAGMIAPSDVPKYYQLADIFTSASTSETQGLTYIEALLSGTPLLCRYDACLEGVLYPSVNGYSYTTFDEFRQHLTTLLNNRQNLSNMGGKARQLAIEDFSAEKFAEKISLIYQQAIKLNLMTQQLNPHTSQLSKVVDTIKVWV
- the trpS gene encoding tryptophan--tRNA ligase; protein product: MSQIILTGDRPTGKLHLGHYVGSLSNRVKLQNEGDKALYVMIADQQALTDNAREPQKVQESVLQVGLDYLAVGLTPEKTTMFIQSQIPQLAELTAYYMNLVTTSRLERNPTVKSEIQQKNFNQSVPVGFYVYPISQVADITAFKATHVPVGDDQQPMIEQAREVARDFNRIYGRDVLVEPEIILPPKGQGRLVGIDGKGKMSKSLNNGIYLSDSADEIQKKVMSMFTDPNHIRIEDPGQVEGNVVFTYLDVFADDQEKVQELKDHYERGGLGDVKIKRYLNEILQAKLKPIRERREELAANPDYVMNMLKEGSEKAEKIAAETLKEVKEAMGINYFG